The genomic DNA AACCGCGGCCGCGGCTTCACCGCCGAGGTGCCGGACCGGGTGACCGTACGCGAGACCGTCGAGCGCTGGGCCGGCGAGAGCGCGGACCGCTCGGCCCTGATCCGGCTGCGCACCGGCGCCGGCTACCCGCTGCGCGCCCGCGCGTACGGCATCCGCGAGGCGGTGCTGCCCGGCTGGGACGAGCTGGAGATCCCGTACGGGCACGGACTGGACGCCTGGCTGGTGGAGTTCGGTCCTGACGTGGTGGTCCTGGAGCCCGCCGAGCTGCGGGCCGACGTCATCGACCGGCTGCGTGCCGTGGCCAAGGGCTGAGGGGGAGCGGGGAGAAGTGGCCAGTGCCATCGACCAGACCCGGCGGATGCTGTCGCTGGTGACGTATCTGCGGGAGCGCAACGGCGCATACCTGTCGGACGTCGCCCGCGCCTTCGGTGTCACCGAGGACGAGCTGATCTCCGACCTGGACGTGCTGCCCATGTGCGGCACGAGCTTCCGCGGCGGCGATCTGCTGGACATCGACACCGACGGCGAGCGCATCTGGTTCCACAATCCCGAGTCCACCGGCACCGGCGAGCCGCTGCGACTGGCCGCGGACGAGGCCACCGCGCTGCTGGTGGCGGCCCGGGCCGTGGCCACTTTGCCGGGGCTGCGGGCCGGTGACCGGCGGGCGCTGCTGCGGGCCACCGCGAAGCTGGAGGCCGCGGCCGGCGAGTCGGCGGCGGCCAGCTCCAGCCTGTCGGTGACGTTCGAGTCCGAGGGCGGGGTCTTCGCCGAGGTGGACCGGGCGATCTCCGAGCGGCGCCGGCTGTGGCTGCGGTACTACTCGCCGTCCCGCGACGAGCTGACCGAGCGCGAGATCGATCCGATCCGGCTGGTCTCCGTCGGGCACACGTACGTGGAGGCGTGGTGCCGGCTGTCGGAGGCGCGGCGGACGTTCCGGCTCGACCGGGTCGCCGAGATCCGGATCCTCGACGCGCCCGCCGACCCGCCGCCCGTCGAGCTGCGCGATCTGTCCGAGGGCATCGTCCAGCCGTCCGCCGAGGACCCCGAGGTCGTCATCGAGGTGGGCCCGGGCGGGCGTTGGGTCGCCGAGTACTACCCGCACGACAGCGCGGAGGAGCTGACCGACGGGGGGCTGCGGATCTCGCTGCGGGCCCCGGACCCGGCGTCGCTGCGCCGGCTGGCGCTGCGGCTGGGGCGGGACGGGCGGATCGTGGCGCCGGGCGATCTTGCGGACAGCGCGCGCGAAGCGGCGGTCAAGGCGCTGGCCGCGTACGACGTTTAGTGCCAAGCTTAGTAATTCCGGCATAAGGCGCGTACCGTACGAATCGGTGATCGGCTCCTTCGGACGCCGGTGTCTTCCGGGGCCGCGGCGGCGGCTAGGCTTCGCCCATGATGTGGCCCATGACCGCCGTCGCGCTCGGCTTCCTCGGGCTCGTCGCCCTCGCCGTTCCGGCCCTTCGCGTCGGCCTCGAAGTGCACCGGCTCGCCCGCCGGCTGGACGACGCGGCGCAGCAGATCAGCCGTGCGACGCGGGATCTGGAACGCTCCGCGGCGGACGTCGCCCGGCGGGCGGGCTCGACAGGTGACCTCCCCGGATCGGATTTCGGGAGGTAGGCTGCAGGTCGCGGCTCCGGTGCGAGGCGGGGGCCACGATTGGTGTACGCCGGGGGATTGCCCGGAGTTCACCCCCGCGGGTTACGA from Streptomyces sp. CMB-StM0423 includes the following:
- a CDS encoding helix-turn-helix transcriptional regulator; protein product: MLSLVTYLRERNGAYLSDVARAFGVTEDELISDLDVLPMCGTSFRGGDLLDIDTDGERIWFHNPESTGTGEPLRLAADEATALLVAARAVATLPGLRAGDRRALLRATAKLEAAAGESAAASSSLSVTFESEGGVFAEVDRAISERRRLWLRYYSPSRDELTEREIDPIRLVSVGHTYVEAWCRLSEARRTFRLDRVAEIRILDAPADPPPVELRDLSEGIVQPSAEDPEVVIEVGPGGRWVAEYYPHDSAEELTDGGLRISLRAPDPASLRRLALRLGRDGRIVAPGDLADSAREAAVKALAAYDV